The Sphingopyxis fribergensis genome contains a region encoding:
- a CDS encoding M28 family metallopeptidase, with product MSLRLASALLLTAVAAPAIAQNAPAIDAAHLTQTVRTLASDQFQGRAPGTVGEERTTGYLIGRLQGLGLEPAGTGGGWTQPVPLLHTRLGTPTTLGFDRKGTATPLSFGTDIYVSTLQPKDQAVVQNAPLVFVGYGVSAPERGWDDFKDVDLKGKVAVFLINDPDFVATEGEDSFGKFGGRTMTYYGRWTYKFEEASRRGAIGALIVHDTDGVGYGWNVVKAPGGENYGLVMPPEKVTSLALQGWISGETAAGLFASAGQDLAKLRTAARRKDFKPVDLGTSFNAAIPVTQEVVQSQNVLAKIPGTKRPDEVVMYGAHWDAYGEGAPDEQGRIYRAGANDDALGVAGLFEIARLFKAAPAPDRTIAFAFWTAEERGLLGSEAYAENPIFPVEKTVANFGLDILQTAGHAKDVVLVGKGQGSLEDDLARVAATQGRTVSVESLPERGLFYRADHFSLAKRGVPVLLMMGIAGASDLVEGGKPAGQAWVDAYTGKCYHQACDAWDESWNLDGAVQDISIFYTIGDELARSAKWPGWKDGSEFKAIRDKSAAARK from the coding sequence ATGTCCTTGCGCCTTGCCTCCGCCCTTCTCCTCACCGCCGTAGCAGCCCCCGCAATCGCGCAAAACGCGCCCGCGATCGACGCCGCCCACCTGACGCAGACCGTCCGCACCCTCGCCTCCGACCAGTTTCAGGGCCGCGCCCCCGGCACGGTGGGTGAGGAACGCACGACCGGCTATCTGATCGGCCGGCTGCAGGGGCTCGGCCTTGAACCCGCGGGGACGGGCGGCGGCTGGACCCAGCCCGTGCCCTTGCTCCACACCCGCCTCGGCACCCCGACGACGCTCGGCTTCGATCGCAAAGGCACCGCGACCCCGCTGAGCTTCGGCACCGATATTTATGTCTCGACGCTTCAGCCGAAGGATCAGGCGGTGGTCCAGAACGCCCCGCTCGTCTTCGTCGGCTATGGCGTCAGCGCGCCCGAACGCGGCTGGGACGATTTCAAGGACGTCGATCTCAAGGGCAAGGTCGCGGTCTTCCTGATCAACGATCCCGATTTCGTCGCGACCGAGGGCGAGGACAGCTTCGGCAAGTTCGGTGGCCGGACGATGACCTATTATGGCCGCTGGACCTACAAGTTCGAGGAAGCATCGCGCCGCGGCGCGATCGGCGCGCTGATCGTCCACGACACCGATGGCGTCGGCTATGGCTGGAACGTCGTCAAAGCGCCGGGAGGTGAAAATTACGGCCTCGTCATGCCGCCCGAAAAGGTGACGAGCCTCGCGCTCCAAGGCTGGATCTCGGGCGAAACCGCGGCCGGCCTGTTCGCCAGCGCCGGACAGGATCTCGCCAAGCTGCGCACCGCCGCGCGCCGCAAGGATTTCAAACCTGTCGACCTCGGCACCAGCTTCAACGCCGCGATCCCGGTGACGCAGGAAGTCGTGCAAAGCCAGAATGTCCTTGCGAAAATCCCCGGCACGAAACGCCCCGACGAGGTCGTCATGTACGGTGCACACTGGGACGCCTATGGCGAAGGCGCGCCCGACGAACAGGGCCGCATCTATCGCGCCGGCGCCAACGACGACGCGCTCGGCGTCGCGGGGCTGTTCGAGATTGCGCGGCTGTTCAAGGCGGCGCCCGCCCCCGACCGCACGATCGCCTTCGCCTTCTGGACCGCCGAAGAACGCGGGCTCCTCGGTTCTGAGGCCTATGCCGAAAACCCGATCTTCCCGGTGGAGAAAACCGTCGCCAATTTCGGCCTCGACATCCTGCAGACCGCGGGCCACGCAAAGGATGTCGTGCTCGTCGGTAAGGGACAGGGCAGTCTCGAAGACGATCTCGCGCGCGTCGCCGCGACACAAGGCCGCACCGTCAGCGTCGAAAGCCTCCCCGAACGCGGCCTCTTCTACCGCGCCGACCATTTCAGCCTTGCGAAGCGCGGCGTCCCCGTCCTGTTGATGATGGGCATCGCGGGCGCCTCCGATCTCGTCGAGGGCGGCAAGCCCGCCGGGCAGGCGTGGGTCGATGCCTATACAGGCAAATGCTATCATCAGGCGTGCGACGCCTGGGATGAAAGCTGGAACCTGGACGGCGCGGTGCAGGATATCTCGATTTTCTACACTATCGGCGATGAACTCGCCCGCTCGGCCAAATGGCCGGGCTGGAAGGATGGCAGCGAATTCAAGGCGATCCGCGACAAGAGCGCCGCGGCGCGGAAATGA
- a CDS encoding 2OG-Fe(II) oxygenase — protein sequence MGVLRGLLDGAACDDVAALYGEEAGFRSHVHMARHGFGRGEYRYFAYPLPPLVADLRGILYPRLTSIANRWHERMGMAVRFPAEHAEFLARCHDAGQRRPTPLLLQYGAGDYNCLHQDLYGEHVFPLQAAVLLSAPGEDFAGGEFVLTEQRPRMQSRAAVVPLAKGDAVVFAVNARPVRGSLGDYRVTMRHGVSEIRSGRRHTLGVIFHDAA from the coding sequence ATGGGGGTGCTGCGGGGGTTGCTGGACGGCGCGGCGTGCGACGATGTTGCGGCGCTTTATGGCGAGGAGGCGGGGTTTCGTAGCCATGTCCATATGGCGCGGCACGGGTTCGGGCGCGGCGAGTATCGCTATTTCGCTTATCCGCTGCCGCCGCTGGTCGCGGATTTGCGTGGCATATTATATCCGCGCCTCACGTCGATCGCGAACCGCTGGCACGAGCGGATGGGGATGGCGGTGCGTTTTCCGGCCGAGCATGCGGAATTTCTGGCGCGATGCCATGATGCGGGGCAGCGGCGGCCGACGCCGTTGCTGCTGCAATATGGTGCCGGTGATTATAATTGCCTGCACCAGGATCTGTACGGCGAGCATGTCTTCCCGTTGCAGGCAGCCGTGCTGCTATCGGCGCCGGGCGAGGATTTTGCTGGCGGTGAGTTTGTGCTGACCGAGCAGCGGCCACGCATGCAGTCGCGCGCGGCGGTGGTGCCGCTGGCGAAGGGCGATGCGGTGGTGTTTGCAGTGAATGCGCGGCCGGTGCGTGGGTCGCTGGGCGACTATCGCGTCACGATGCGCCACGGGGTGAGCGAAATCCGGTCGGGGCGGAGGCACACGCTGGGCGTCATTTTCCACGACGCCGCCTGA
- a CDS encoding MarR family winged helix-turn-helix transcriptional regulator: MTNSPVSDRPKLGEFLCFAVYSANLAFGRAYRPILEKLGLTYTQYIVLVALWEKDDQTVGELGDKMFLESNTLTPILKKLEQSGFIERRRDPADERQVRLRLTPKGSELRNQEIGNELFDATGLGDSFFDVQKSVAKLRDNLMRSLDD; the protein is encoded by the coding sequence ATGACGAACTCGCCCGTCTCTGACCGGCCCAAACTCGGCGAATTCCTCTGCTTCGCGGTCTATTCGGCGAACCTCGCCTTCGGCCGCGCTTATCGGCCGATCCTTGAAAAGCTGGGCCTCACCTACACCCAATATATCGTGCTCGTCGCGCTTTGGGAAAAGGACGATCAGACCGTCGGCGAACTCGGCGACAAAATGTTCCTCGAATCGAACACGCTCACCCCGATCCTCAAGAAACTCGAACAATCCGGCTTCATCGAACGCCGCCGCGACCCCGCCGACGAGCGCCAGGTGCGCCTCCGGCTTACCCCCAAGGGCAGCGAGTTGCGGAACCAAGAGATCGGCAACGAATTGTTCGATGCGACCGGCCTCGGCGACAGCTTTTTCGACGTCCAGAAATCGGTCGCCAAGCTACGCGACAATCTGATGCGCTCGCTGGACGACTGA
- a CDS encoding Ohr family peroxiredoxin — MADKIIFTGTTHVKGGPNGYARSTNDVLDLALPQPHPAAENLFAAAWSACFIGALELAAGQRKIKLPASPEAHTGIEVLNRDGGFVLRARLDIEVPGIERDVARELVDVAHSICPYSKAVAGNIDIELNLV; from the coding sequence ATGGCTGACAAAATCATCTTCACCGGCACCACCCACGTCAAAGGCGGCCCCAACGGTTACGCCCGCAGCACGAACGACGTTCTTGATCTCGCGCTGCCCCAGCCGCACCCGGCCGCCGAAAATCTCTTCGCCGCCGCTTGGTCGGCTTGCTTCATCGGCGCGCTCGAACTCGCCGCCGGACAGCGCAAGATCAAACTGCCTGCCTCGCCCGAAGCCCACACCGGGATCGAAGTCCTGAACCGCGATGGCGGTTTTGTCCTCCGCGCCCGTCTCGACATTGAGGTCCCCGGCATCGAGCGCGACGTCGCGCGAGAGCTGGTCGACGTGGCCCACAGCATCTGCCCCTATTCGAAGGCAGTCGCAGGCAATATCGACATCGAACTCAACCTCGTCTGA
- a CDS encoding S9 family peptidase, giving the protein MHKLAFLGASLLALTAQTSFAQQEPAPSAPAAETARPAAMSASAAGSARLGPDRRLTGADLFDLSIASDPQISPDGRHIAYVRRSNDIMSDRAVSSIWLIDTATGEETPVAGRNGGAFSPRWSPDGKRLAFASTEGGSAQLWVRWMNGGEAVRLTGLPTSPSSLAWSPDGRSIAYTMLVKDDGPSFGSAPKNKPEGAKWAEPLEVHDLLAYRADGEGYLEAGFEKIFLVPATGGSPRQLTFGPYHDGGPLSWSRDGRTLYFSANRKPDWETDPVESEIHALDVTSGAVTALTDRNGPDANPLVSPDGAKIAYLGFDDQLRAYENTQLYVMNRDGSGKRSLTGDWDYGVDAIQWAADGRSVYAQYDDHGETKVARISLDGAVRTAATGLSGGGLDRPYTGGSFTVSDGGAIAFTGGTATRPAELQIARGGSARMLTDLNRSLREVKSLGEVRKITVASSHDGKTIEGWLTLPPGYRDGQRVPLILEIHGGPFAAYGGHFSTDNQLYAASGYAVLSANPRGSTSYGAAFANEIDKAYPGNDYFDLISIVDRAVELGVADPNALFVTGGSGGGVLTSWIVGKTNRFKAAVTQKPVINWTTQALTADGPGFFGPYWLGAEPWEKPELFWARSPLSLVGNVETPTLVIVGAEDYRTPVSESEQYYTALRLRGVPSALIKVPGASHGSIAARPSQSAAKASAILAWFEKYKQGWTRPAGDAAAK; this is encoded by the coding sequence ATGCACAAACTCGCATTTCTCGGCGCGAGCCTTCTCGCACTCACCGCGCAAACGAGCTTCGCCCAGCAAGAACCGGCGCCGTCCGCGCCTGCCGCCGAAACGGCGCGCCCCGCCGCCATGTCCGCCTCCGCCGCCGGCAGCGCCAGGCTCGGCCCCGATCGCCGTCTCACCGGCGCCGACCTCTTCGACCTGTCGATCGCTTCCGATCCGCAGATCAGTCCTGACGGCCGCCACATCGCCTATGTCCGCCGGTCGAACGATATCATGTCCGACCGTGCGGTCAGCTCGATCTGGCTGATCGACACCGCGACGGGCGAGGAAACCCCGGTCGCGGGCCGCAACGGCGGTGCCTTTTCGCCGCGCTGGTCACCCGACGGCAAGCGCCTCGCCTTCGCCTCGACCGAGGGCGGCAGCGCGCAGCTCTGGGTGCGCTGGATGAACGGCGGCGAGGCTGTCCGCCTTACCGGCCTTCCCACCAGCCCGTCGAGCCTCGCCTGGTCGCCCGACGGCCGCTCGATCGCCTACACGATGCTCGTCAAGGACGATGGCCCCAGCTTCGGATCGGCGCCGAAGAACAAGCCCGAGGGCGCAAAATGGGCCGAGCCGCTCGAGGTTCACGACCTCCTCGCCTATCGCGCCGATGGCGAAGGCTATCTCGAGGCCGGCTTCGAAAAGATTTTCCTCGTCCCCGCGACCGGCGGCTCGCCGCGCCAGCTGACCTTCGGCCCTTACCACGACGGTGGTCCACTCAGCTGGTCGCGCGATGGCCGCACCCTCTATTTCAGCGCAAACCGCAAACCCGATTGGGAAACCGACCCAGTCGAGAGCGAAATCCACGCGCTCGACGTAACGAGCGGCGCGGTCACCGCGCTCACCGACCGCAACGGCCCGGACGCCAATCCGCTTGTCTCGCCGGACGGCGCCAAGATCGCCTACCTCGGCTTCGACGACCAATTGCGCGCCTATGAGAATACCCAGCTTTACGTCATGAACCGCGACGGATCGGGCAAGCGTAGCCTGACGGGAGACTGGGACTATGGTGTCGACGCGATCCAGTGGGCGGCCGACGGGCGCAGCGTCTACGCGCAATATGACGACCATGGCGAAACAAAGGTGGCGCGCATCAGCCTCGACGGCGCAGTGCGCACCGCCGCGACGGGCCTGTCGGGCGGCGGGCTCGACCGGCCCTATACGGGCGGCAGCTTCACCGTGTCGGACGGCGGGGCGATCGCCTTCACCGGCGGCACCGCGACCCGCCCGGCCGAGTTGCAGATCGCGCGCGGGGGCAGCGCCCGGATGTTGACCGACCTCAACCGCTCCTTGCGCGAAGTGAAATCGCTCGGTGAGGTCCGCAAGATCACAGTGGCCTCCAGCCACGATGGCAAGACGATCGAAGGCTGGCTGACCCTCCCGCCCGGCTACCGCGACGGCCAGCGCGTGCCGCTGATCCTCGAAATCCATGGCGGGCCCTTCGCGGCTTATGGCGGCCACTTTTCGACTGATAACCAGCTCTACGCCGCGAGCGGCTATGCCGTCCTTTCGGCCAACCCGCGCGGCTCGACCAGCTATGGCGCGGCCTTTGCGAACGAGATCGACAAGGCCTATCCGGGCAATGATTATTTCGACCTTATCAGCATCGTCGATCGCGCGGTCGAGCTTGGCGTCGCCGACCCCAACGCGCTGTTCGTTACCGGCGGCTCGGGCGGCGGCGTGCTCACCAGCTGGATCGTCGGCAAGACGAACCGCTTCAAGGCGGCGGTCACGCAAAAGCCTGTGATCAACTGGACGACGCAGGCGCTTACCGCCGACGGCCCCGGCTTTTTCGGCCCCTATTGGCTCGGCGCCGAGCCATGGGAAAAGCCCGAACTATTCTGGGCGCGCTCGCCGCTGTCGCTCGTCGGCAATGTCGAAACCCCGACGCTCGTCATCGTCGGCGCCGAAGATTACCGCACGCCGGTCAGCGAGTCTGAACAATATTACACCGCGCTCCGCCTACGCGGCGTGCCCAGCGCGCTGATCAAGGTGCCGGGCGCCAGCCATGGCAGCATCGCGGCGCGCCCGTCGCAGTCCGCCGCCAAGGCCTCGGCGATCCTCGCCTGGTTCGAAAAGTATAAGCAGGGCTGGACGCGGCCGGCGGGGGATGCGGCGGCCAAATAG
- the pip gene encoding prolyl aminopeptidase translates to MDFSRLQASSKIGEDWVYPQPPCLNFGWLEVDRDPAHRIYWEEYGNPAGEPVMFLHGGPGGACAPVMARFFDPKRYRVILFDQRGCGKSEPTVASAGPVVALAKNTTADLIGDIEKLRDKLEIGGPMHVFGGSWGSTLAMAYAIQHPAHTASLILRGIFLGAPEDLLYLYQGNAATWEQDPYGLTEPGAYMKYPAEWAELLSVLTPEERKDVMKSYKAIFDMVPTTEAEKERQLKAALTWSLWEGVISNMIPETADTGKFGEADFALSFAQIEAHYFANELFIPAGHFFDHIDVLASIPVHIVHGRFDEVCPLTQASRLAQALRDAASEPATYIVTNAGHSAMERENALALTAIMDGLPRLGES, encoded by the coding sequence ATGGATTTTTCGCGGTTGCAGGCGTCGAGCAAGATTGGCGAGGATTGGGTCTATCCGCAGCCGCCGTGTCTGAATTTCGGATGGCTCGAGGTCGACCGCGATCCGGCGCACCGCATTTACTGGGAGGAATATGGCAATCCGGCGGGCGAGCCGGTGATGTTCCTGCACGGCGGCCCCGGCGGCGCCTGCGCGCCGGTCATGGCGCGTTTCTTCGATCCAAAGCGGTATCGCGTTATCCTGTTCGACCAGCGCGGGTGCGGCAAAAGCGAGCCGACTGTCGCCTCGGCGGGCCCGGTGGTGGCGCTCGCCAAGAACACCACTGCCGACCTGATCGGCGATATCGAGAAATTGCGCGACAAGCTGGAGATCGGCGGGCCGATGCATGTGTTCGGCGGCAGTTGGGGCAGCACGCTGGCGATGGCCTATGCGATCCAGCATCCGGCGCATACCGCAAGCCTGATCCTGCGCGGCATATTTTTGGGGGCGCCCGAGGATCTGCTTTACCTGTATCAGGGCAATGCCGCGACGTGGGAGCAGGATCCGTACGGTCTGACCGAGCCCGGCGCCTATATGAAATATCCCGCCGAGTGGGCGGAGCTGCTATCGGTGCTGACCCCCGAGGAGCGCAAGGACGTGATGAAGTCGTACAAGGCGATCTTCGACATGGTGCCCACGACCGAGGCCGAGAAGGAACGCCAGTTGAAGGCGGCGCTGACCTGGTCATTATGGGAGGGGGTGATCTCGAACATGATTCCCGAGACGGCGGACACGGGCAAGTTCGGCGAGGCCGATTTCGCGCTGAGTTTTGCGCAGATCGAGGCTCATTATTTTGCGAACGAGCTGTTCATTCCGGCGGGGCATTTCTTCGACCATATCGACGTGCTCGCATCGATCCCGGTGCATATCGTCCACGGCCGCTTCGACGAGGTGTGCCCGCTGACGCAGGCGTCGCGGCTGGCCCAGGCGCTGCGCGACGCAGCCAGCGAGCCCGCGACCTATATCGTCACCAATGCCGGGCATAGTGCGATGGAGCGCGAGAATGCCCTCGCGCTCACTGCGATCATGGATGGACTACCGCGCCTCGGCGAATCCTGA
- a CDS encoding M16 family metallopeptidase: MKAFPFLGAAMLALASATTASAHTAADRAATVTQVPPIAYKERILKNGLRILSLQDNSTPNVMVSVWYDVGSKHDPEKRSGFAHLFEHILSRKTVNMPYNMINRLTEDVGGVRNASTSSDRTNYYETVPAQYLETMLWTHAERMARPVVDKEVFETERNVVKEELRQRVLAPPYGRLFSFALSENIFDVLPHRRPVIGSIADLDAATLDDARAFHEAFYGPDTATLIVAGNFDEARLQSLVDNYFGAIPKRAKAIPLAIKGAEPPMTPRRVNATAPNVPLPVVGAIYKGPGASHADIAALQVMNAILGSGENSRMHKALVRTGLASEVIASFDYSEEAGGITPFAILSDGQDPERVAAALDAVLAGIAAAEVSDAELTEAKTELLAATLEERETFSGRAFELGEALVLTGDPAAANKRLDAIARVTKADVARVAKTWLDPKARVELRYTAGDGDPKSWANPKPMPVFPSVPAATGTPNALAAEAARQAPPAPTAAPAVTPPKIAESHLANGIRVVAVKTGSVPLATLSVVIGGGASTDPKGRAGVATMAADLAAKGTATRSAEDIAAALESLGASIDAGASPDGSIFSVTAPAANLDAVGTILADVIRNASYPQAEFDLERKRMTDGLRVALNNPGAIAAMVAQPLLYGAAPYGGQSGGTVKSLAAISRDDLIAHRRAWWHPANISIVVTGGIDPTSSGALAKRLFGDWKAEGPAPTLPKSRAGAALPPRTIVVDLPGAGQAAVLAAVRGVSRSSPDYPSLLLANSVLGVGSNGRLFSEVRSKRALSYGAYSSMPARADTALLSASAQTKNESATEVAEIFLNEFERLGAEPITPDALAKRRAFLEGAYGRQQETGGGYGAIVAGLILQGLQPADALDYAARLAAVTPEAANAVAAKNITPENASLIVVGDSAKFIDTLRALRPDLVVIPASELDLESPTLGATP; this comes from the coding sequence ATGAAAGCATTTCCTTTTCTCGGCGCAGCCATGCTCGCGCTCGCCAGCGCGACGACCGCAAGCGCCCACACCGCCGCTGATCGTGCCGCAACCGTGACGCAAGTCCCGCCGATCGCCTATAAAGAACGCATCCTGAAAAACGGCCTGCGCATACTCTCGCTGCAGGACAATTCGACCCCCAATGTCATGGTGTCGGTGTGGTACGACGTCGGCTCGAAGCATGACCCCGAAAAGCGCTCGGGCTTCGCGCATCTTTTCGAACATATATTGAGCCGCAAGACGGTGAACATGCCGTACAACATGATCAACCGGCTGACCGAAGATGTCGGCGGGGTGCGCAACGCGTCGACCAGTTCCGACCGCACCAACTATTATGAGACGGTCCCGGCGCAATATCTCGAAACGATGCTGTGGACCCACGCAGAACGCATGGCGCGCCCCGTCGTCGACAAGGAAGTGTTCGAAACCGAGCGCAACGTCGTGAAGGAAGAGCTCCGCCAGCGCGTGCTCGCGCCGCCCTATGGTCGGCTTTTCAGTTTCGCGCTCAGCGAGAACATCTTCGACGTGCTGCCGCACCGCCGGCCCGTGATCGGTAGTATCGCCGACCTCGACGCCGCGACGCTCGACGATGCGCGTGCGTTCCACGAGGCCTTTTACGGCCCCGACACCGCGACGCTGATCGTCGCGGGCAATTTCGACGAGGCGCGGCTTCAGTCGCTCGTCGACAATTATTTCGGCGCGATCCCCAAGCGCGCCAAGGCGATTCCGCTGGCGATCAAGGGCGCCGAACCGCCGATGACGCCGCGCCGCGTCAATGCGACGGCTCCCAATGTGCCGTTGCCGGTCGTCGGCGCAATCTACAAGGGGCCGGGCGCGAGCCATGCCGATATTGCGGCGCTCCAGGTCATGAACGCGATTCTCGGCAGCGGCGAAAATTCGCGGATGCACAAGGCGCTCGTCCGCACCGGTCTTGCAAGCGAAGTGATCGCGAGCTTCGACTATTCCGAGGAAGCCGGCGGCATCACCCCCTTCGCGATCCTCAGCGACGGGCAGGATCCCGAGAGGGTCGCCGCCGCGCTGGACGCGGTGCTCGCGGGAATCGCAGCGGCAGAGGTCAGCGACGCCGAACTCACCGAAGCGAAAACCGAGCTGCTCGCGGCGACACTCGAAGAACGCGAAACCTTCTCGGGCCGCGCCTTCGAACTCGGCGAGGCGCTCGTCCTCACCGGCGACCCCGCCGCCGCGAACAAACGCCTCGACGCGATCGCGCGTGTGACCAAGGCCGACGTCGCGCGCGTCGCAAAAACCTGGCTCGACCCTAAGGCGCGCGTCGAACTCCGCTACACCGCAGGCGATGGCGACCCGAAGAGCTGGGCGAACCCCAAACCGATGCCCGTCTTCCCTAGCGTCCCCGCCGCAACGGGCACCCCGAACGCGCTGGCGGCCGAGGCCGCGCGGCAGGCGCCCCCCGCGCCAACCGCCGCACCCGCGGTGACCCCGCCCAAGATCGCCGAAAGCCACCTCGCCAACGGCATCCGCGTCGTCGCGGTCAAGACCGGCAGCGTCCCGCTCGCGACCTTGAGCGTCGTGATCGGCGGCGGTGCGTCGACCGATCCCAAGGGCCGCGCGGGCGTCGCCACCATGGCCGCCGACCTCGCCGCCAAGGGCACCGCGACACGCTCGGCCGAAGACATCGCGGCGGCGCTCGAAAGCCTCGGCGCGTCGATCGATGCGGGCGCCAGCCCCGACGGCAGCATCTTCTCGGTCACCGCGCCCGCGGCGAACCTCGACGCGGTCGGCACCATCCTCGCCGACGTGATCCGGAACGCGAGCTATCCGCAGGCCGAGTTCGACCTCGAACGCAAGCGCATGACCGACGGCCTCCGCGTCGCGCTGAACAACCCCGGCGCGATCGCCGCGATGGTCGCGCAGCCGTTGCTCTATGGCGCCGCACCCTATGGCGGGCAGAGCGGCGGCACGGTGAAAAGCCTCGCCGCGATCAGCCGTGACGACCTTATCGCCCATCGCCGCGCCTGGTGGCACCCCGCGAACATCTCGATCGTCGTGACCGGCGGGATCGACCCCACATCATCCGGTGCGCTCGCGAAACGCCTGTTCGGCGACTGGAAAGCCGAAGGCCCCGCGCCGACGCTGCCCAAATCGCGCGCCGGCGCCGCGCTGCCGCCGCGCACGATCGTCGTCGACCTGCCCGGCGCGGGGCAGGCCGCGGTGCTCGCCGCGGTGCGCGGGGTCAGCCGCTCGAGCCCCGACTATCCCTCGCTCCTCCTCGCCAATTCAGTGCTCGGCGTCGGCTCGAACGGCCGCCTCTTTAGCGAGGTGCGCAGCAAGCGTGCGCTGAGCTATGGCGCGTACAGCAGCATGCCCGCGCGCGCCGACACCGCGCTGCTCAGCGCGAGCGCGCAGACCAAGAACGAAAGCGCGACCGAAGTCGCCGAAATATTCCTGAACGAATTCGAGCGACTCGGTGCCGAGCCGATCACCCCCGACGCGCTCGCCAAACGCCGCGCCTTCCTCGAGGGCGCCTATGGCCGTCAGCAGGAGACCGGCGGCGGCTATGGCGCGATCGTCGCGGGGCTGATCCTGCAGGGGCTCCAGCCCGCCGATGCGCTCGATTACGCCGCGCGGCTCGCTGCGGTGACACCGGAGGCGGCGAATGCGGTCGCGGCGAAAAATATCACGCCCGAAAATGCGTCGCTGATCGTCGTCGGCGATTCGGCGAAGTTCATCGACACATTGCGCGCGCTGCGCCCCGATCTCGTCGTCATACCGGCGAGCGAGCTTGATCTGGAGTCGCCGACGCTAGGTGCGACACCCTAG
- a CDS encoding YkvA family protein, whose protein sequence is MTGKSLSEHIGDLGHRLAIEAHAAWLAARDPRVPWPARLLAIAVAAYALSPIDLIPDFIPVLGWLDDLLIVPLGLWVVRRLIPDPLWTELHAAAETASERPSSRAGLAFILLLWAMLLYLGYWAVRTSPWH, encoded by the coding sequence ATGACCGGCAAATCCCTTTCCGAACATATCGGCGACCTCGGCCACCGCCTCGCCATCGAGGCGCACGCCGCCTGGCTCGCTGCGCGTGATCCGCGCGTGCCCTGGCCCGCACGCCTGCTGGCGATCGCGGTCGCCGCCTATGCGCTGTCGCCGATCGACCTGATCCCCGATTTCATTCCGGTCCTCGGCTGGCTCGACGATTTGTTGATCGTCCCGCTCGGCCTGTGGGTCGTGCGCCGCCTGATCCCCGATCCGCTTTGGACCGAGCTCCATGCCGCCGCCGAAACCGCGAGCGAACGCCCTTCGAGCCGCGCCGGCCTGGCGTTCATCCTGTTGCTGTGGGCGATGCTTTTGTATCTCGGTTATTGGGCGGTCCGCACGTCGCCCTGGCATTGA
- a CDS encoding dipeptide epimerase — MAIQLKSARVERWPVAGSFVISRGAKTHVDVVVAEIEGEGEIGRGEGTPIYYLGEDAAGCRDQILLAAPHIADLDAASARAAVQELMAAGAARNALDCALWDLEARQRGLRLWQLAGCDGAPTSRVTAFTISLGTPGAMAEQAATAEADGYRLLKIKLTGQDDRLRVAAVRMGAPEARLIVDANESWRDIDILSEAEALADLGVEMIEQPVPVGADALLDPIYAPIPFLADESCQTAADVARIGPFYDGVNIKLDKAGGLTEALRIADAADTAGLSIMVGCMLSTSLAIAPAFVLAQRARWVDLDGPALLERDREGGFEFREGRIGI; from the coding sequence ATGGCTATCCAACTGAAAAGCGCGCGCGTCGAACGCTGGCCCGTCGCGGGATCGTTCGTGATCAGCCGCGGCGCCAAGACGCATGTCGACGTGGTCGTCGCCGAAATAGAGGGTGAGGGCGAGATCGGGCGCGGCGAGGGGACGCCAATCTATTATCTGGGCGAGGATGCGGCGGGTTGCCGCGATCAGATTTTGCTCGCCGCGCCGCATATCGCCGACCTGGACGCCGCGAGTGCGCGTGCCGCGGTGCAGGAATTGATGGCGGCGGGTGCGGCGCGCAACGCGCTCGACTGCGCCTTATGGGACTTGGAAGCGCGGCAGCGGGGACTCCGGCTATGGCAGCTCGCGGGATGCGACGGCGCGCCGACGTCGCGCGTCACCGCCTTCACCATCTCGCTCGGTACCCCCGGCGCGATGGCGGAGCAGGCCGCGACCGCCGAGGCTGATGGCTATCGTCTATTGAAGATTAAACTCACCGGCCAGGACGATCGCCTGCGCGTCGCGGCGGTACGAATGGGCGCGCCCGAGGCGCGGCTGATCGTCGACGCCAACGAAAGCTGGCGGGACATCGATATTTTGAGCGAGGCCGAGGCACTCGCCGACCTGGGGGTCGAAATGATCGAGCAGCCGGTACCGGTGGGCGCCGACGCGCTGCTCGATCCGATTTATGCGCCCATTCCCTTCCTCGCCGACGAAAGCTGTCAGACGGCGGCCGATGTCGCGCGGATCGGGCCTTTTTACGATGGGGTGAATATCAAGCTCGACAAGGCGGGCGGATTGACCGAGGCGCTGCGGATCGCCGATGCCGCTGATACGGCGGGGCTGTCGATCATGGTCGGGTGCATGTTGTCGACCAGCCTCGCGATCGCGCCGGCGTTCGTGCTGGCGCAGCGCGCGCGCTGGGTCGACCTAGACGGCCCCGCGCTGTTGGAGCGGGACCGCGAGGGCGGCTTCGAGTTTCGCGAGGGGCGGATCGGAATCTAG